The Micromonospora sp. M71_S20 genome has a window encoding:
- a CDS encoding ABC transporter permease — protein sequence MTRLRDRAADLVMGARMAFTGGRDGWLRAVLTAVGVGVGVAMLLLAAAVPGALDARQARGDARDDLRMGEKIPAAANTLLIRQTDTEFRGQPVRGRVLRPEGPAAPAPPGVAALPRAGEVLVSPALRDLLGSADGALFAPRLGGATVTGVIADEGLAGPRELAYYLGSGTLAPDDATRLDAFGGGLPGEAFDPVLMVLVVVIFVVLLLPIAVFLGAAVRFGGERRDRRLAALRLVGADAAMVRRIAAGEAAAGALLGVAAGGVLFALGRQVVPLVTLMDLSVYAADVRPPLPLVAAVVLAVPALAVVVTLVSMRAVLVEPLGVTRRATPVRRRLVWRLLLPAAGLGLLLAGAAGIAPLGSERQTAAGAVLLLVGVVTLLPWLTDLLVRRLRGGPVAWQLAVRRLQLDSAASARLVNGIAVAVAGTIGLQMLFAGVAGRFTFDTGQDTARAQVQVQFPARPDAPAALDRLSDVPGVTASTATLTTSITADDAYGMLRIGDCAALAEFARLGRCADGDVFLVRDPEGQPAGVGPGAPVVVAAAEGVTWPVPSTAREVPVRSDPSGYRQGGVLVTPGAVDAARLGPLRAEAYLRLAADQPDAVEHVRNAAIGADPYASVLTLTENRQASQFVNVQRGLYIGAVVTLLLIGASMLVGVLEQLRERRRLLAMLVAVGTRRSTLSWSVLWQSAVPVVIGLALAVVFGLGLGAVLLRMVQTPVTVAWPALGISTGLGAAVVLLVTGLSLPALWRLTRPDGIRTE from the coding sequence GTGACGCGGCTGCGCGACCGCGCGGCCGATCTGGTCATGGGCGCCCGGATGGCGTTCACGGGCGGCCGGGACGGCTGGCTGCGGGCCGTGCTCACCGCGGTCGGCGTCGGCGTGGGGGTGGCGATGCTGCTGCTCGCCGCCGCGGTGCCCGGCGCGCTGGACGCCCGGCAGGCGCGCGGCGACGCCCGCGACGACCTGCGGATGGGCGAGAAGATCCCGGCCGCCGCGAACACCCTGCTGATCCGCCAGACCGACACCGAGTTCCGGGGGCAGCCGGTGCGCGGCCGGGTGCTGCGGCCCGAGGGACCGGCCGCACCGGCGCCGCCGGGGGTGGCCGCGCTGCCCCGCGCCGGCGAGGTGCTGGTCTCCCCCGCCCTGCGCGACCTGCTCGGCTCCGCCGACGGCGCGCTGTTCGCCCCCCGCCTCGGCGGCGCCACGGTCACCGGCGTCATCGCCGACGAGGGGCTGGCCGGTCCCCGCGAGCTGGCCTACTACCTGGGCAGCGGCACCCTCGCCCCCGACGACGCGACCCGGCTGGACGCGTTCGGTGGCGGACTGCCCGGCGAGGCCTTCGACCCGGTGCTGATGGTGCTGGTGGTCGTCATCTTCGTGGTCCTGCTGCTGCCCATCGCGGTGTTCCTCGGCGCGGCGGTGCGCTTCGGCGGGGAGCGGCGCGACCGGCGGCTGGCCGCGCTGCGGCTGGTCGGCGCCGACGCCGCGATGGTCCGCCGGATCGCCGCCGGGGAGGCCGCCGCCGGCGCGCTGCTCGGCGTCGCGGCCGGCGGCGTGCTCTTCGCGCTCGGCCGGCAGGTGGTCCCGCTGGTCACCCTCATGGACCTCAGCGTGTACGCCGCCGACGTGCGCCCGCCGCTGCCGCTGGTGGCCGCCGTCGTGCTGGCGGTGCCGGCGCTCGCCGTCGTGGTGACGCTGGTGTCGATGCGCGCCGTGCTGGTCGAGCCGCTCGGGGTGACCCGGCGCGCCACGCCGGTGCGCCGCCGGCTGGTGTGGCGGCTGCTGCTGCCGGCCGCCGGGCTCGGGCTGCTGCTGGCCGGCGCCGCCGGAATCGCGCCGCTGGGCAGCGAGCGGCAGACCGCAGCCGGCGCCGTGCTGCTGCTGGTCGGCGTGGTCACCCTGCTGCCCTGGCTCACCGACCTGCTCGTACGCCGGCTGCGCGGTGGTCCCGTCGCGTGGCAGCTCGCGGTGCGCCGCCTCCAGCTCGACAGCGCCGCCTCGGCGCGGCTGGTCAACGGCATCGCGGTCGCCGTGGCGGGCACCATCGGGTTGCAGATGCTCTTCGCCGGCGTCGCCGGCCGGTTCACCTTCGACACCGGGCAGGACACCGCCCGCGCCCAGGTGCAGGTGCAGTTCCCGGCACGGCCGGACGCCCCGGCGGCCCTGGACCGACTGTCCGACGTCCCCGGGGTGACCGCCAGCACCGCCACCCTGACCACCTCGATCACGGCAGACGACGCGTACGGCATGCTGCGCATCGGCGACTGCGCGGCGCTGGCCGAGTTCGCCCGGCTCGGCCGGTGCGCCGACGGCGACGTGTTCCTGGTGCGCGATCCCGAGGGTCAGCCGGCCGGCGTCGGGCCGGGCGCCCCGGTGGTGGTCGCAGCCGCCGAGGGGGTGACCTGGCCGGTGCCGTCCACCGCCCGGGAGGTGCCGGTGCGCAGCGACCCGTCCGGCTACCGGCAGGGCGGGGTGCTGGTCACTCCCGGCGCGGTCGACGCCGCCCGGCTGGGGCCGCTGCGCGCGGAGGCGTACCTGCGCTTGGCCGCCGACCAGCCGGACGCGGTGGAGCACGTGCGCAACGCCGCCATCGGGGCCGACCCGTACGCCTCGGTGCTGACGCTGACCGAGAACCGCCAGGCCAGCCAGTTCGTCAACGTCCAGCGGGGTCTCTACATCGGCGCGGTGGTCACCCTGCTGCTGATCGGGGCCAGCATGCTGGTCGGCGTGCTGGAGCAGCTGCGGGAGCGCCGCCGGTTGCTGGCGATGCTGGTCGCGGTGGGCACCCGGCGCTCCACGCTGAGCTGGTCTGTGCTGTGGCAGAGCGCCGTGCCGGTGGTGATCGGGCTCGCCCTGGCGGTCGTGTTCGGGCTCGGCCTCGGCGCGGTGCTGCTGCGCATGGTGCAGACGCCGGTGACGGTCGCCTGGCCGGCGCTGGGCATCTCCACCGGCCTCGGGGCGGCCGTGGTGCTGCTGGTCACCGGGCTCAGCCTGCCGGCGCTGTGGCGGCTGACCCGACCCGACGGCATCCGCACCGAGTGA
- a CDS encoding GAF and ANTAR domain-containing protein yields MPQPPLDLTDAVIRLGAIRHDESDLDTVLARIAAVAKESIPGTREVSVTLVHGTEAHTAAFTGELALRLDEWQYEQGRGPCLDAATTGTTMVVHDMASESRWPEWARAAHAAGAGSSMSIGLPIQEAVVGALNVYGAEPGAFDDVTAAAQTFAGYAAIALANAHLYESTATLAQQMRVAMESRAVIEQAKGIIMGQRRCTAEEAFSILAKISQNSNRKLRDVAEALVRSAAAGRHR; encoded by the coding sequence ATGCCGCAGCCACCGCTGGATCTCACCGACGCCGTCATCCGGCTCGGGGCGATCCGTCACGACGAGTCCGATCTGGACACCGTCCTGGCCCGGATCGCCGCGGTCGCCAAGGAGAGCATCCCGGGCACCCGGGAGGTGTCGGTGACACTGGTGCACGGCACCGAGGCGCACACCGCCGCGTTCACCGGCGAGCTGGCGCTGCGTCTCGACGAGTGGCAGTACGAGCAGGGCCGGGGACCCTGCCTGGACGCCGCCACCACCGGCACGACCATGGTCGTGCACGACATGGCCAGCGAGAGCCGCTGGCCGGAGTGGGCCCGGGCCGCGCACGCGGCGGGCGCCGGCAGCTCGATGTCCATCGGCCTGCCGATCCAGGAGGCCGTGGTGGGAGCGCTGAACGTCTACGGCGCCGAACCCGGCGCGTTCGACGACGTCACGGCGGCGGCCCAGACGTTCGCCGGCTACGCCGCGATCGCCCTGGCCAACGCCCACCTCTACGAGAGCACGGCGACGCTGGCGCAGCAGATGCGGGTGGCCATGGAGAGCCGCGCCGTCATCGAGCAGGCCAAGGGGATCATCATGGGTCAGCGACGGTGCACGGCGGAGGAGGCGTTCAGCATCCTCGCGAAGATCTCGCAGAACTCCAACCGGAAGCTACGCGACGTCGCGGAGGCCCTGGTTCGCAGCGCCGCCGCGGGACGGCACCGCTAG
- a CDS encoding GAF and ANTAR domain-containing protein: MEQSPLDPREALAELGRIRLGEASLEAVMSQIAALARRGVPGAEDVSVTLLRGEAPQSLAYTSAMARELDEWQYAHGGGPCLDASVSGGVLSLPDMATENRWPAWAAEARDRGVHSSLSMGLPIQEAVVGTLNVYGTRPHAFDPEGIELAKTFAAYAAVALANAHLYESTTTLARQMRTAMESRAVIEQAKGIIMGERRCTPEEAFALLSKVSQDSNRKVRDVAAALVDRAIGRQP, encoded by the coding sequence ATGGAGCAGAGCCCGCTGGACCCCCGGGAGGCGCTCGCCGAGCTCGGCCGGATCCGGCTCGGGGAAGCCAGCCTGGAAGCGGTCATGTCGCAGATCGCGGCGCTGGCCCGGCGGGGCGTCCCCGGCGCCGAGGACGTCTCCGTGACGCTGCTGCGGGGCGAGGCCCCGCAGAGTCTCGCGTACACCAGCGCGATGGCGCGGGAACTCGACGAGTGGCAGTACGCGCACGGCGGGGGCCCTTGCCTCGACGCGTCGGTCAGCGGGGGCGTGCTGAGCCTGCCGGACATGGCCACCGAGAACCGGTGGCCGGCATGGGCCGCCGAGGCCCGCGACCGGGGGGTGCACAGTTCGCTCTCCATGGGACTGCCGATCCAGGAGGCCGTGGTCGGCACGCTCAACGTCTACGGCACCCGGCCGCACGCCTTCGACCCGGAGGGGATCGAGCTGGCGAAGACCTTCGCGGCGTACGCGGCCGTCGCCTTGGCCAACGCCCACCTCTACGAGAGCACCACCACCCTGGCCCGGCAGATGCGCACCGCGATGGAGAGCCGCGCGGTCATCGAGCAGGCCAAGGGGATCATCATGGGCGAGCGGCGGTGCACGCCCGAGGAGGCGTTCGCGCTGCTGTCCAAGGTCTCCCAAGACAGCAACCGCAAGGTCCGGGACGTGGCCGCGGCACTCGTCGACCGGGCCATCGGCCGGCAACCGTGA
- a CDS encoding STAS domain-containing protein — protein MSTARPSPDATVHATGTGRVRRAAPPVVSLSVTVQRTTRVVEVRGELDMSSAHLLVEFVELFCGGHAGEVRLDLSGVTFFSAHGITALLRVRQAVGLAGGHLALPDPAPCVRRLLDLSGAARELPPDGGSRTAARPTPRRSPSAYLVSD, from the coding sequence ATGTCGACCGCACGACCGTCACCCGATGCGACGGTGCACGCGACCGGAACGGGTCGTGTCCGCCGCGCGGCCCCGCCCGTCGTCTCCCTCTCCGTGACCGTGCAGCGCACGACCCGGGTCGTCGAGGTCCGTGGTGAGCTCGACATGAGCAGCGCCCACCTGCTGGTCGAGTTCGTGGAGCTGTTCTGCGGTGGGCACGCGGGCGAGGTCCGGCTCGACCTGTCCGGGGTCACCTTCTTCAGCGCCCACGGCATCACCGCGCTGCTGCGGGTGCGGCAGGCGGTGGGCCTCGCCGGTGGCCACCTCGCGTTGCCCGACCCCGCCCCCTGCGTACGCCGCCTGCTGGACCTGAGCGGGGCCGCTCGGGAACTCCCTCCCGACGGCGGGTCGCGCACCGCCGCGCGGCCCACGCCCCGGCGGTCGCCGTCGGCGTACCTCGTGTCGGACTGA
- a CDS encoding (Fe-S)-binding protein: protein MTGDVFDPEQLSRCISCGFCLPACPTYAMTGDEASSPRGRITLMRALQDGTLPPDDGTLAEQSSFCLGCRACEPVCPAGVEYGSLLEQWRVHQWRGWRRPLVARALMLLVEQRWLLRLSGLVRRAARGRAVTPQAGPTRAAAPAPAAAPGAAAAGGPGAQLMLGCVERGLFPAVSRGAHALAPELAVPTAQGCCGALHAHNGDLAGGERLAERLGADLPGTIVTTSGGCAAHLAAVLGRDRVRELSTWLADRPAGAELRVGGRRARVALQDSCHLRNGLGVFAEPRTLLRQVADYVELPSAAACCGAAGTYSLLRPKESRRILDAKLDEIEAAGVDLVVAVNPGCLRQLRTGLRRRRSPVRAVHLAELLTRVEPPPRPA, encoded by the coding sequence GTGACCGGCGACGTGTTCGACCCCGAGCAGCTGTCCCGCTGCATCTCCTGCGGGTTCTGCCTGCCGGCCTGCCCCACGTACGCGATGACCGGCGACGAGGCGTCCTCGCCGCGCGGGCGGATCACGTTGATGCGGGCGTTGCAGGACGGCACCCTGCCCCCCGACGACGGCACCCTCGCCGAGCAGTCCTCGTTCTGCCTGGGCTGCCGGGCCTGCGAACCGGTCTGCCCGGCCGGGGTGGAGTACGGCAGCCTGCTGGAGCAGTGGCGGGTGCACCAGTGGCGGGGCTGGCGGCGACCGCTGGTGGCCCGGGCGCTGATGCTGCTGGTCGAGCAGCGGTGGCTGCTGCGGCTGTCCGGCCTCGTCCGCCGCGCCGCCCGCGGCCGGGCCGTCACCCCACAGGCCGGGCCGACCCGGGCCGCGGCACCCGCTCCGGCGGCCGCCCCCGGGGCCGCCGCCGCCGGCGGGCCGGGCGCGCAGCTCATGCTGGGCTGCGTCGAGCGAGGGCTCTTCCCGGCGGTCAGCCGGGGGGCGCACGCGCTCGCCCCCGAGCTGGCCGTGCCCACCGCTCAGGGCTGCTGCGGCGCGCTGCACGCACACAACGGCGACCTGGCCGGCGGCGAGCGGCTGGCCGAGCGGCTCGGCGCGGACCTGCCGGGCACCATCGTCACCACCTCCGGCGGCTGCGCCGCGCACCTCGCCGCCGTGCTCGGCCGGGACCGGGTGCGCGAGCTGTCCACCTGGCTCGCCGACCGGCCCGCCGGGGCCGAGCTGCGGGTGGGCGGGCGGCGCGCCCGGGTCGCCCTCCAGGACTCCTGCCATCTGCGCAACGGCCTCGGCGTCTTCGCCGAGCCCCGGACGCTGCTGCGCCAGGTCGCCGACTACGTCGAGCTGCCGTCGGCGGCCGCCTGCTGCGGCGCCGCCGGCACGTACTCGCTGCTGCGGCCGAAGGAGTCGCGGCGGATCCTGGACGCGAAGCTCGACGAGATCGAGGCCGCGGGGGTGGACCTGGTGGTGGCGGTCAACCCGGGCTGCCTGCGGCAGTTGCGCACGGGCCTGCGTCGGCGTCGGTCGCCCGTGCGGGCCGTGCACCTCGCCGAGCTGCTCACCCGCGTCGAGCCGCCGCCGCGACCGGCCTGA
- a CDS encoding FAD-binding oxidoreductase codes for MALSATVLAELRGIVGPSHVHDAAGDLVAYARDATPLFSHRPDAVVFPADTAEVAAVLALATRHRVPVVPRGAGSNLCAATVPLRGGIVLVLTRLNAILEVSADELLARTQPGVTSAALADAAAARGLLWAPDPGSRTVATVGGTIATCAGGLRGLKYGVTRNYVLGLEAVLPTGEVIRTGGRLWKDVAGYDLTRLLTGSEGTLAVITEATVALLPAPASANTGVAYFPTLADAGEAVARVIRAGVVPATLEFLDRACIGAVEDFAHLGLRADAGALLLFGDDGPPDLVAAHLDRIGTACVEAGAVEVTTAREVAQAEALLAARRCALPALSRRGGVTILEDATVPRPRIAEMVDRIDAVAARHDVAIATFGHAGDGNLHPTCVLDSAEDHEAVRRAEAAFADIFAAAIDLGGTITGEHGVGAAKLPFLAARLGEDQLALLRRIKSAFDPAGVLNPGKLGS; via the coding sequence ATGGCGCTGTCCGCGACCGTCCTCGCCGAACTGCGCGGCATCGTCGGCCCGTCCCACGTGCACGACGCGGCCGGCGATCTCGTGGCGTACGCCCGGGACGCGACGCCGCTGTTCTCGCACCGGCCCGACGCGGTGGTCTTCCCGGCCGACACCGCCGAGGTCGCCGCGGTGCTGGCACTCGCCACCCGGCACCGGGTGCCCGTGGTGCCCCGCGGCGCCGGCTCCAACCTGTGCGCCGCGACCGTGCCGCTGCGCGGCGGGATCGTGCTGGTGCTGACCCGGCTCAACGCCATCCTGGAGGTCAGCGCGGACGAGCTGCTCGCCCGGACGCAACCGGGCGTGACCAGCGCCGCCCTGGCCGACGCGGCCGCCGCCCGGGGCCTGCTCTGGGCGCCCGACCCCGGCAGCCGGACCGTCGCCACCGTCGGCGGCACCATCGCCACCTGCGCGGGCGGGCTGCGCGGGCTGAAGTACGGCGTGACCCGCAACTACGTGCTGGGCCTGGAGGCGGTGCTGCCCACCGGCGAGGTGATCCGCACCGGCGGGCGGCTGTGGAAGGACGTCGCCGGCTACGACCTGACCCGGCTGCTCACCGGCTCCGAGGGCACCCTCGCCGTGATCACCGAGGCGACCGTGGCGCTGCTGCCCGCCCCGGCGTCGGCGAACACCGGGGTCGCGTACTTCCCGACGCTGGCCGACGCGGGGGAGGCCGTCGCCCGGGTGATCCGGGCCGGCGTGGTGCCGGCGACGCTGGAGTTCCTCGACCGGGCCTGCATCGGGGCCGTGGAGGACTTCGCCCACCTGGGGCTGCGCGCCGACGCCGGTGCCCTGCTGCTCTTCGGCGACGACGGCCCGCCGGACCTGGTCGCCGCCCACCTGGACCGGATCGGCACGGCCTGCGTCGAGGCCGGCGCGGTGGAGGTCACCACGGCCCGCGAGGTCGCCCAGGCCGAGGCGCTGCTGGCCGCCCGGCGCTGTGCGCTGCCGGCGCTGTCCCGCCGGGGCGGGGTGACCATCCTGGAGGACGCGACCGTGCCCCGGCCGCGCATCGCCGAGATGGTCGACCGGATCGACGCCGTCGCGGCCCGGCACGACGTCGCCATCGCCACCTTCGGCCACGCCGGTGACGGCAACCTGCACCCCACCTGCGTGCTCGACTCGGCCGAGGACCACGAGGCGGTACGCCGGGCCGAGGCGGCCTTCGCCGACATCTTCGCCGCCGCCATCGACCTCGGCGGCACGATCACCGGCGAGCACGGGGTGGGGGCGGCGAAACTGCCGTTCCTCGCCGCCCGCCTCGGCGAGGACCAGCTCGCCCTGCTGCGCCGGATCAAGAGTGCCTTCGACCCGGCGGGCGTCCTCAACCCCGGAAAGCTGGGATCGTGA
- a CDS encoding sugar phosphate isomerase/epimerase has translation MERFSFNQATSQHWPLPEVVAGCVAAGVPGIGLWREPVAEHGLARAAKLVRDAGLEVTSLCRGGFFTADGWREENLRAIEEAATLGTSVLVLVSGGLPAGSRDVDGARHRVADAIAELAPHAAAAGVRLAIEPLHPMFCADRCVVSTLGQALDIAERFDPGVVGVVVDAYHVWWDDTVYAQIARAGARIAAFQVCDWVTPLPEGVLLGRALPGDGCIELRRLREAVDEAGYTGLVEVEVFSAEVWARPGREVLDASVAGYLRHVA, from the coding sequence CTGGAACGGTTCTCGTTCAACCAGGCCACGTCGCAGCACTGGCCGCTGCCCGAGGTGGTCGCCGGTTGCGTCGCCGCCGGTGTGCCGGGGATCGGGTTGTGGCGGGAGCCGGTCGCCGAACACGGGCTGGCCCGCGCCGCGAAGCTGGTCCGCGACGCCGGCCTTGAGGTGACGTCGCTCTGCCGGGGCGGCTTCTTCACCGCCGACGGCTGGCGGGAGGAGAACCTGCGGGCCATCGAGGAGGCCGCCACCCTCGGCACCTCGGTCCTCGTGCTGGTCTCCGGTGGTCTGCCGGCGGGCAGCCGGGACGTCGACGGCGCCCGCCACCGGGTGGCCGACGCGATCGCCGAGCTGGCCCCGCACGCCGCCGCGGCGGGGGTGAGGCTGGCGATCGAGCCGCTGCACCCGATGTTCTGCGCCGACCGCTGCGTGGTGTCGACCCTCGGCCAGGCGCTCGACATCGCCGAGCGGTTCGACCCGGGCGTGGTCGGGGTCGTCGTCGACGCCTACCACGTGTGGTGGGACGACACGGTGTACGCGCAAATCGCCCGGGCGGGGGCGCGGATCGCCGCGTTCCAGGTGTGCGACTGGGTCACCCCGCTGCCCGAGGGGGTGCTGCTCGGCCGGGCCCTGCCCGGGGACGGCTGCATCGAGCTGCGCCGGCTGCGGGAGGCCGTGGACGAGGCCGGCTACACCGGGCTGGTCGAGGTGGAGGTCTTCTCGGCCGAGGTGTGGGCCCGGCCCGGCCGGGAGGTCCTGGACGCGTCGGTCGCGGGCTACCTGCGCCACGTCGCCTGA
- a CDS encoding dihydrodipicolinate synthase family protein, with the protein MSAAEVVLPGGRRYRLTGGAGFPRPAGPPTSRIAYAAAHVVADPTAENVPGAAAVLDWDRTLAFRHHLWSYGFGVAEAMDTAQRGMGLDYPATRELIRRSAAEARAVGGRIVAGVGTDQLPPGPATLAEVTRAYREQLDDVRAAGARPVLMCSRHLAAAARSPEDYLRVYDELLSAADEPVVLHWLGPMFDPALAGYWGSTDLDEAADAVIGLIKAHDTRVDGIKVSLLDADREVALRRRLPAGVRLYTGDDFHYPELIRGDASGHSDALLGVFAAIAPAAAAALAALDRGELEAYDAIFAPTVPLARHIFAAPTWHYKTGIVFLAWLAGHQDHFTMVGGAQTGRSPAHLATLLTLADAAGLLPDADLAAARARALFTVAGVPQ; encoded by the coding sequence GTGAGCGCTGCCGAGGTGGTGCTGCCCGGTGGGCGGCGGTACCGGCTGACCGGGGGCGCCGGCTTCCCGCGCCCCGCCGGGCCGCCGACGAGCCGCATCGCGTACGCCGCCGCGCACGTGGTGGCCGATCCGACGGCCGAGAACGTCCCCGGCGCCGCGGCCGTGCTGGACTGGGACCGCACCCTGGCGTTCCGGCACCACCTGTGGTCGTACGGCTTCGGGGTGGCCGAGGCGATGGACACCGCGCAGCGCGGCATGGGCCTGGACTACCCGGCCACCCGCGAGCTGATCCGGCGCAGCGCCGCCGAGGCCCGCGCGGTCGGCGGGCGGATCGTCGCCGGCGTCGGCACGGACCAGCTCCCGCCCGGCCCGGCGACCCTGGCCGAGGTCACCCGCGCCTACCGCGAGCAGCTCGACGACGTGCGGGCCGCCGGGGCCCGCCCGGTGCTGATGTGCAGCCGCCACCTGGCCGCCGCCGCCCGCAGCCCGGAGGACTACCTGCGGGTGTACGACGAACTGCTGAGCGCCGCCGACGAGCCGGTGGTGCTGCACTGGCTCGGCCCGATGTTCGACCCGGCGCTCGCGGGCTACTGGGGGTCGACGGACCTCGACGAGGCCGCCGACGCCGTCATCGGGCTGATCAAGGCCCACGACACCCGGGTGGACGGGATCAAGGTCTCCCTGCTGGATGCCGACCGGGAGGTGGCGCTGCGCCGCCGGCTGCCGGCCGGGGTGCGCCTCTACACCGGCGACGACTTCCACTACCCGGAGCTGATCCGGGGCGACGCGAGCGGCCACTCCGACGCGCTGCTCGGGGTGTTCGCCGCGATCGCGCCGGCCGCCGCCGCCGCGCTCGCCGCGCTGGACCGGGGGGAGCTTGAGGCGTACGACGCGATCTTCGCGCCGACCGTGCCCCTGGCCCGGCACATCTTCGCGGCCCCCACCTGGCACTACAAGACGGGCATCGTCTTCCTGGCCTGGCTGGCCGGGCACCAGGACCACTTCACGATGGTCGGCGGTGCGCAGACCGGCCGCTCGCCGGCGCACCTGGCCACCCTGCTCACCCTCGCCGACGCCGCCGGGCTGCTGCCCGACGCGGACCTGGCCGCCGCCCGCGCCCGGGCGCTGTTCACCGTCGCGGGGGTGCCCCAGTGA
- a CDS encoding Gfo/Idh/MocA family protein: MTRRSIGIIVNGVTGRMGYRQHLVRSLLAIREQGGVPLADGTSIWPEPVLVGRSETKLREIAERHGLTDWTTDLSAALARDDVEIYFDAQVTQQREKAIRRALDAGKHIYTEKPLAEDTEGALDLARAARAAGVRTGVVQDKLFLPGLRKLKRLIDGGFFGRILSVRGEFGYWVFEGDWQPAQRPSWNYRSEDGGGIVVDMFPHWQYVLEELFGRVRTVSCLTATHVPQRVDEAGRTYPATADDAAYGIFELDGGVVAQLNSSWCVRVHRDELVEFQVDGTEGSAVAGLRSCRVQHRAVTPKPVWNPDLPVTEPFRSQWTEVPDNEEFDNGFKVQWEAFLRHVVANEPFPWDFLAGARGVQLAELGLRSAREGARLDIPELEL, from the coding sequence ATGACCCGCAGGTCGATAGGCATCATCGTCAACGGCGTCACCGGCCGGATGGGCTACCGGCAGCACCTGGTGCGCTCCCTGCTCGCCATCCGCGAGCAGGGCGGCGTGCCCCTGGCCGACGGCACGTCGATCTGGCCCGAGCCCGTCCTGGTCGGGCGCAGCGAGACCAAGCTCCGCGAGATCGCCGAGCGGCACGGGCTGACCGACTGGACCACCGACCTCAGCGCCGCGCTGGCCCGCGACGACGTCGAGATCTACTTCGACGCCCAGGTCACCCAGCAGCGGGAGAAGGCGATCCGCCGGGCGCTGGACGCCGGCAAGCACATCTACACCGAGAAGCCGCTGGCCGAGGACACCGAGGGCGCCCTCGACCTGGCCCGGGCGGCGCGCGCCGCCGGCGTGCGTACCGGGGTGGTGCAGGACAAGCTCTTCCTGCCCGGGCTGCGCAAGCTCAAGCGGCTCATCGACGGCGGCTTCTTCGGCCGGATCCTGTCGGTGCGCGGGGAGTTCGGCTACTGGGTGTTCGAGGGCGACTGGCAGCCGGCGCAGCGCCCGTCCTGGAACTACCGCAGCGAGGACGGCGGCGGCATCGTCGTGGACATGTTCCCGCACTGGCAGTACGTGCTGGAGGAGCTCTTCGGCCGGGTGCGTACGGTCTCCTGCCTCACCGCCACGCACGTGCCGCAGCGGGTCGACGAGGCGGGCCGCACGTACCCGGCGACGGCCGACGACGCCGCGTACGGCATCTTCGAGCTCGACGGCGGCGTGGTCGCGCAGCTCAACTCCTCGTGGTGCGTCCGGGTGCACCGCGACGAACTGGTCGAGTTCCAGGTCGACGGCACCGAGGGCAGCGCCGTGGCCGGCCTGCGCAGCTGCCGGGTGCAGCACCGGGCGGTCACCCCGAAGCCGGTGTGGAACCCCGACCTGCCGGTCACCGAGCCCTTCCGGTCACAGTGGACGGAGGTGCCGGACAACGAGGAGTTCGACAACGGCTTCAAGGTGCAGTGGGAGGCGTTCCTGCGGCACGTCGTCGCCAACGAGCCGTTCCCGTGGGACTTCCTGGCCGGCGCGCGCGGCGTGCAGCTCGCCGAGCTGGGCCTGCGGTCGGCGCGCGAGGGCGCCCGCCTGGACATCCCGGAGCTGGAGCTGTGA